A DNA window from Bos mutus isolate GX-2022 chromosome 11, NWIPB_WYAK_1.1, whole genome shotgun sequence contains the following coding sequences:
- the OR1K1 gene encoding olfactory receptor 1K1 isoform X2, producing MDAANESSEGSPFILLGLTTNPSQQRPLFMLFLVLYVAGILGNGLIVAAIRASPALYTPMYFLLAHLSFADLCFTSVTVPKMLANLLAHNRSISLAGCLTQMYFFFALGVTDSCLLAAMAYDRYVAIRHPLHYATRMSRAMCTALVGTAWLVSHVHSLLHILLMARLSFCASHQVPHFFCDHQPLLRLSCSDTRHIQLLIFTEGAAVVVTPFLLILASYGAIAAAVLRLPSAAGRLRAVSTCGSHLAVVGLFYGTVIAVYFQPTSRYEAERGRVATVMYTVVTPMLNPVIYSLRNRDVQGALRALFTQRRISGADS from the coding sequence AGCCAGCAGCGACCTCTTTTCATGCTCTTCTTGGTCCTCTATGTGGCGGGCATCCTGGGTAATGGACTCATCGTGGCCGCCATCCGAGCCAGTCCAGCCCTTTACACTCCCATGTACTTCCTGCTGGCCCACCTGTCCTTTGCTGACCTCTGCTTTACCTCCGTTACGGTACCTAAGATGCTGGCCAACCTGCTGGCCCACAACCGCTCCATCTCCCTGGCTGGCTGTCTGACCCAGATGTACTTCTTCTTTGCCCTGGGTGTAACTGACAGCTGCCTCCTGGCtgccatggcctatgaccgctacgtAGCCATCCGGCACCCCCTCCACTATGCCACAAGGATGTCCCGGGCCATGTGCACAGCCCTGGTGGGGACAGCATGGCTCGTGTCCCACGTCCACTCCCTCCTGCATATCCTGCTTATGGCCCGCCTGTCCTTCTGTGCCTCCCACCAAGTGCCCCACTTCTTCTGTGACCACCAGCCTCTCTTAAGGCTCTCCTGCTCTGACACCCGGCACATCCAGCTGCTCATCTTCACCGAGGGCGCCGCAGTGGTGGTCACTCCCTTTCTGCTCATCCTCGCCTCCTACGGGGCCATTGCAGCTGCGGTGCTCCGGCTGCCGTCAGCCGCGGGGAGGCTCCGGGCTGTGTCCACCTGTGGCTCCCACCTGGCCGTGGTGGGCCTCTTCTACGGGACAGTCATTGCAGTCTACTTCCAGCCCACGTCCCGGTATGAGGCCGAGCGGGGCCGTGTGGCCACCGTCATGTACACCGTGGTCACGCCCATGCTGAACCCGGTCATCTATAGCCTCCGGAACCGTGATGTGCAGGGGGCACTCAGAGCCCTTTTCACTCAGCGAAGGATCTCAGGGGCTGACTCCTGA